The Triticum aestivum cultivar Chinese Spring chromosome 6D, IWGSC CS RefSeq v2.1, whole genome shotgun sequence genomic sequence ATTTCAAAAGATTTTTTTTAGACACATATATTTCAAAAGATTATTTCCCACGCTGATTGAGATAAAACTCGGCCCGCAAAATCTCGCGCCGAATCCCGGTCGACCCGGAAACTTCCTCGGCACAAATACAGTACGGCGCGATCTGCCGATCATCACACCTCGTCGGCGGCGGCAATGGCGCAGCGGCAGCAGCAGGAAACGAAGGCGATCCCCGTGCGGTCCCTGGACGGCCGCACCACGACCGTGCGGCTGGCTGCCGCCTGCTCCGTCGACGACCTCAAGGCCGCCCTCCGCGCCTCCAACTTCCCTCCCCCGGCCGGCGCCCCCACGTTCCACCTCTTCCTCAAGGGCGCCAAGCTCCTCCCCCAGGCCAAGGTCGGCAACCTCCCCATCTACGCCGGCGACTTCGTCTCCCTCATCCCCTTCACCGCCAAGCCCACCACGCCCGCTCCGTTCGGCCGCCACGCTTTCTCTTCCTCGCCGTGGGCGGCGGCCGGCACAAGGAGGAAGCTTCCGGGTTCatggagtggcggcggcgacgacgacgtgtACGCGCCGAATAAGGTGGCGAGACCGTCCTCTTCCTCGTGCAGCAACCATTGCGGCGGCACGGAGCCGCTGGACCCGGCGCAGATGGTGGAGCACCTCCGGCGAGGGCTCGGGAAGCACGGCCAGATCGCGCACGTCGAGCGGATGCCCGGCAGCGAGGCCACGTTCGCCGACGACGACCTACTTCACCGCTTTACAGACGCAATGAGGAGCTGCCTCCGGAGCACCGGCGTGACGAGGCTGTACGCGCACCAGGCGCAGGCCgtgcgcgccgccgtcgccggcaaGCACGTCGTGGTGTCCACCTCCACGTCCAGCGGCAAGTCGCTCTGCTACAACGTCCCCGTGCTGGAGTCCGTAGTCTCCTCCCCGGCGGCGTGCGCGCTCTACGTGTTCCCGACCAAGGCCCTGGCGCAGGACCAGCTCAAGGCGCTGCTGCAGATGAAGGCcgcgctcctcctcgccggcgctgGTGACTTTGGCGTTGAGATATACGACGGCGACACGCCGGTGCAGGACCGCGCGAGGATCAGGCAGCAAGCGAGGGTGCTCATCACCAACCCGGACATGCTGCACGCCTCCATCCTCCCCTGCCACGGCCAGTTCCGGCGCATACTCTCCGGCCTCGCCCACGTCGTCGTCGACGAGGCGCACACGTACCGCGGCGCGTTCGGCTGCCAAGCCGCGCTCGTGCTGCGACGCCTCCGTCGTCTCTGCGCCGACGTCTACGGCCGCCGCCTCATCTTCGTGTTCTGCACCGCCACGCTGGCCAACCCGCGCGAGCACGTCATGGAGCTCGCCGGGGTGGACGAGATGGAGCTGGTGGACCAGGACGGCAGCCCGCGCGGCGTCAAGCACTTCGTCCTCTGGAACTCCTCGTCGGCCTCAAAGTCGCCGGTGACGGAGGTGTCCCGGCTGGTGGCCGAGATGGTGCAGCACGGGCTGCGGTGCATCGCCTTCTGCAAGACGAGGAAGCTGTGCGagcaggtgctggcggcggcgcgcgAGGTGCTCGAAGAGGCCGTGCCGGCGGCGCCGGAGCTGGCGAGCTCCGTGTGCGTGTACCGGGGCGGGTATGTGGCAAGCGACCGGCGGAAGATCGAGGCGGACCTGTTCAGCGGGCGGCTCCGCGGCGTGGCGGCCACGAACGCGCTGGAGCTGGGCATCGACGTCGGCCACGTCGACGCCACGCTCCACCTCGGCTTCCCCGGCAGCATTGCCAGCCTTTGGCAGCAAGCCGGCAGGTCGGGCCGGCGATCCAAGGACTCCATCGCCGTCTACGTCGCCTTCGACGGCGCCGTGGACCAGTACTTCATGAACTACCCCGACAAGCTCTTCGGCAAGCCGATCGAGCGCTGTCACGTCGACGCGCAGAACCAGAAGGTCCTCCGGCAGCACCTCGCCTGCGCCGCCGTCGAGAACCAGCTCCGATCCGACCGCGACGAGCCCTACTTTGGCTCCACCATGAACGACGCCATCACGTTCTTGAAAGATAAAGGAATCCTCACCATCAATCCAACCGGCGGTAACACGTGGAAGTACGCCGGCCCGGTCAGGCGGCCGTCGCAGTCGGTGAGCATCCGCGCGATCGAGCACGGAAAATTCACGGTGACGGAGACGGCGAGCAAGCGAGTGCTGGAGGAGATCGAGCAGAGCAAGGCCTTCTTCCAGGTGCACGAGGGCGCGGTGTACATGCACCAGGGCGTGAGCTACCTGGTCGACCGGCTCGACCTCTCGTCCAGGACGGCCTACTGCGGCATCAGCATGTCGGAGCTTTGCTACCACAccaagaccgaagactacaccgaCATCGACGTTGCCGCCCCCGCCGACCCTAGCGGCGTCCGCGCCGACGAGTGCACGGTGACCACGCGGTGGGTCGGCTACCGCCGGATATTCAAAACGACCGACCAGGTGTCCGACGTCATCCCTCTCCACCTCCCCTCCTACTCCTTCGACACCCAGGCCGTCTGGGCGACGATCCCCCAGACGGTCTGGGCGTCGATCGAGCAGAGCAAGCTGTGGTTCCGGGGCGGGCTACACGGTGCCGCGCACGCCATCCTCAGCATACTGCCGCTGCACATGATGTGCGGCTCCGGCGATCTCGGCACGGAGTGCGTGGATCCCCAGGAGACGCGCAAGCGCGATGACGACCGCGTGGTCGTCCCCGACAGGATCTTGCTGTATGACAAGCACCCCGGCGGCATCGGGCTGGCGTCGCAGGCGAGGACGCTCTTCGGGGACCTCCTCGTGGCGGCGCTAGAGCTCGTGTCGGCGTGCGGCTGCCACAACTCCGACGGGTGCCCGAACTGCGTCCAGTCGTTCGCGTGCCGTGACACTAACAAGAATCTGGACAAGGAGGCTGCCGTGGCGCTGCTCAAGGGTCTCATTCAGTGGCATTCTGAACTGAAGCCTAGTTAAGGTGGATGGAGGCCATCAGATTCACAGCTGAACATGAATGAAAAAATAAAGATGGTACACTAGCTACTTGGTTCTTGCTTAACTGTCATAATATGGGGCAGCAAGTTGAAATTGCAACTCAATAAAACCAAACTTTGTATGCCCAGTTTGGTTGATCATGTAGCGCATGAGGGGAAGTTGATGGCATTTCACACCAGCTAGACATTGTGTTTTGCAGGTTGCATATGCCATATACACAATTATGCTTTAATTCTACCCTCTAATCATCCAAACACTTGGTGCAAGGATATTTTATGCGACTCACGAATTGCAGAGATTGATCGGGCCAAGATTGTCACTGTTATGTGGGCGATTTGGATTTCACGGAATAATATCACGCATGACAAGGCGAGTATAGACCTGATTCAGTCTATGAGGAGAACAAGGGAAGCCCTAGCTTTGGTAGAAATCCCGGTTCAGCATGCGAGGATCTTACCTGGATTTGGTTGGTGAACACCCGATATGAATTGGGTGAAGATCAATTGTGATGCTAGTGTCTCTAGTCTTCAACATAAAAGTGGGCCAGGAGGGATTGCAAGAACTCCTACCGCTTTTTTAGCGGTTTGGAGCAAGCCGTACCCAGACTTCACTGACCCACTTATCGCTGAGGCTTTAGCTCTGCGAGATGGTGTCATTTTTGCTAATCTTCGAGGATTTCCACGAGTGGTGATGGAAGTGGACTGCTTAGAGGTTGTAAACCTCTGGGACTCGCGCCGCTTTTCGCGCTCACTGGTAGCACCGTTACTTCTAGAAATTGAAGAGCTATCTTCATCTTTTTCTTCTTTTATTAGTCAACATGTAATGAGAAATGCTAACACCTCCTCCCACCTGTGTGCAAAACATGCTTGTACACTGGAGGTGACGGGATGTTGGATGGACCCCCGCCCCCTCCCCGCCCTGTTTCCTCTTGACCAGCGTTCTCGCTGGAGCTATTGATGATTGAATAAAGCTCTAAGTTTCCCGCAAAAGGTTTTTTTAAGGATTCCTTTGTCCGCATTCCTTCGGAATTTTATTAACGTCCACCTCAAACCCCTAAAAAAATCCTTTGCTTTTCATACATGATGCAATAAAAAAAACATGAGCCTGGCATTGCAATCCTATGTTTTTTATTTTCCTGTGTTTTTAAAATCTTGCAAATCAAAGAGGCTTCCACACCTCTGAATTTGAAAGGCACGCAATATCTATCACTGATGTTTTGGTTTTGGTTGTACTCTGGGAAATTAAATTTTGCAGTTGGAAGTTAAAAGTTATATGGTGTGTGGGAAAACACACACAACAAGGGTTAATTTGGTGCAAAAGAGAATGGGATGATGAGATGATACATTATTGTGATTTGCAGTCCACTTAGTCCTTGTTTGGTATAGAGAGGTAGGAGGGTGCGTGTGGAgcggggtgggggcggggggggggggggggggtcgttccGATATGAAAATATGATGTAATGTTTGTTGAGATATTATGCAAGGCTAAATTAAATATGTAGTATTTAGAGAAATctataaaataataaaataaacttGTTTTGTGGCACTCCACAATATAGCgttatatgtgggggggggggggggtcgttacAATATGAAAATATGATGTAATGTTTGTTGAGACATTATGCAAGGCTAAATTAAATATGTAGTATTTAGAGAAATctataaaataataaaataaagttGTTTTGTGGCACTCCACAATATAGCgttataggggggggggggggtcgttacAATATGAAAATATGATGTAATGTTTGTTGAGATATTATGCAAGGC encodes the following:
- the LOC123142329 gene encoding uncharacterized ATP-dependent helicase YprA-like, translated to MAQRQQQETKAIPVRSLDGRTTTVRLAAACSVDDLKAALRASNFPPPAGAPTFHLFLKGAKLLPQAKVGNLPIYAGDFVSLIPFTAKPTTPAPFGRHAFSSSPWAAAGTRRKLPGSWSGGGDDDVYAPNKVARPSSSSCSNHCGGTEPLDPAQMVEHLRRGLGKHGQIAHVERMPGSEATFADDDLLHRFTDAMRSCLRSTGVTRLYAHQAQAVRAAVAGKHVVVSTSTSSGKSLCYNVPVLESVVSSPAACALYVFPTKALAQDQLKALLQMKAALLLAGAGDFGVEIYDGDTPVQDRARIRQQARVLITNPDMLHASILPCHGQFRRILSGLAHVVVDEAHTYRGAFGCQAALVLRRLRRLCADVYGRRLIFVFCTATLANPREHVMELAGVDEMELVDQDGSPRGVKHFVLWNSSSASKSPVTEVSRLVAEMVQHGLRCIAFCKTRKLCEQVLAAAREVLEEAVPAAPELASSVCVYRGGYVASDRRKIEADLFSGRLRGVAATNALELGIDVGHVDATLHLGFPGSIASLWQQAGRSGRRSKDSIAVYVAFDGAVDQYFMNYPDKLFGKPIERCHVDAQNQKVLRQHLACAAVENQLRSDRDEPYFGSTMNDAITFLKDKGILTINPTGGNTWKYAGPVRRPSQSVSIRAIEHGKFTVTETASKRVLEEIEQSKAFFQVHEGAVYMHQGVSYLVDRLDLSSRTAYCGISMSELCYHTKTEDYTDIDVAAPADPSGVRADECTVTTRWVGYRRIFKTTDQVSDVIPLHLPSYSFDTQAVWATIPQTVWASIEQSKLWFRGGLHGAAHAILSILPLHMMCGSGDLGTECVDPQETRKRDDDRVVVPDRILLYDKHPGGIGLASQARTLFGDLLVAALELVSACGCHNSDGCPNCVQSFACRDTNKNLDKEAAVALLKGLIQWHSELKPS